A DNA window from Clavibacter sepedonicus contains the following coding sequences:
- a CDS encoding LCP family protein produces the protein MSDAPLRPRRTATTPVIARHGRLGRPSAARTLVKGIAMGVAVLLVSGLSVGTIALWDLNKSVQANTVDISDGTEQTTVGVGALDGGFNVLLAGSDTRQGQGDGYGKTDGALNDVNMVLHVSADHSQATVVSLPRDMVVPIPACARSDGSGTAPAMSAAPLNSALSDGGLPCVAKTVAQFTGLDIPYAALIEFNGVIEMSNAVGGVPVCLASPLKDKRTDLDLPAGENTLQGKEALQFLRTRHAVGDGSDLARISNQQVFLSALVRTMKQSSTLSDPTRVYGLAKAAVDNMQRSTSLDYQTMASMALALKDIPLDQVRFLQYPGTTSGTGVYAGKVQPLKADGDQLMQLLKADAPFEVKAGNTGLGAVEEQPAASTLTPSPSAPAAASGSQPATSAPTVLPEAVTGTDAGTVTCSKGFKG, from the coding sequence ATGAGCGACGCGCCCCTGCGACCCCGGCGAACCGCCACGACCCCCGTCATCGCCCGCCACGGCCGGCTCGGACGACCGAGCGCGGCGCGCACCCTCGTCAAGGGCATCGCTATGGGCGTCGCGGTCCTGCTCGTCAGTGGGCTCTCCGTCGGCACGATCGCGCTGTGGGACCTCAACAAGTCCGTCCAGGCGAACACCGTCGACATCAGCGACGGCACCGAGCAGACCACGGTCGGCGTCGGCGCGCTCGACGGCGGCTTCAACGTGCTGCTCGCCGGATCCGACACCCGCCAGGGCCAGGGGGACGGCTACGGCAAGACCGACGGCGCGCTCAACGACGTCAACATGGTGCTCCACGTCTCCGCCGACCACTCGCAGGCCACGGTCGTCAGCCTGCCGCGCGACATGGTCGTGCCCATCCCCGCGTGCGCGCGCAGCGACGGATCCGGCACCGCGCCCGCGATGTCCGCCGCGCCGCTCAACTCGGCGCTGTCCGACGGCGGCCTGCCGTGCGTCGCGAAGACCGTCGCGCAGTTCACCGGCCTCGACATCCCGTACGCCGCGCTCATCGAGTTCAACGGCGTCATCGAGATGTCCAACGCGGTCGGCGGCGTCCCCGTCTGCCTCGCGAGCCCGCTCAAGGACAAGCGCACCGACCTCGACCTCCCGGCGGGCGAGAACACCCTCCAGGGCAAGGAGGCGCTCCAGTTCCTCCGCACCCGCCACGCGGTCGGCGACGGCAGCGACCTGGCGCGCATCAGCAACCAGCAGGTCTTCCTGTCGGCGCTCGTGCGCACGATGAAACAGTCGAGCACGCTCTCGGATCCCACGCGCGTCTACGGCCTCGCCAAGGCCGCGGTCGACAACATGCAGCGCTCCACGTCGCTCGACTACCAGACCATGGCGTCCATGGCGCTGGCGCTCAAGGACATCCCGCTCGACCAGGTGCGCTTCCTGCAGTACCCGGGCACCACGTCCGGCACGGGCGTCTACGCCGGCAAGGTCCAGCCGCTGAAGGCCGACGGCGACCAGCTCATGCAGCTGCTGAAGGCGGATGCGCCGTTCGAGGTCAAGGCGGGCAACACGGGCCTCGGCGCGGTCGAGGAGCAGCCCGCGGCATCGACCCTGACGCCGTCGCCGAGCGCTCCTGCGGCGGCGAGCGGATCCCAGCCCGCCACCTCGGCGCCCACGGTGCTGCCCGAGGCCGTCACGGGCACGGACGCGGGGACGGTGACCTGCTCGAAGGGCTTCAAGGGGTGA